One Leptolyngbya sp. SIO1E4 genomic region harbors:
- a CDS encoding TVP38/TMEM64 family protein — MNFLTARIRVCLNKRSYRLLRLSLFTMLAAWVFSTLPVLAQEAAGEASQGFFGQLQTQLVNALAWIESLGAIAPIAFLILYVVITVAFVPASVVTLGAGVVFGVVKGSLLVFIGAMLGATAAFLVGRYLARDWVSSKIANSDKFRAIDEAIANEGRKIIFLIRLSPAFPFNLLNYALGLTKVSLKDYVLGTTGILPGTIMYVYLGSLAGNLATLGAGETPSNPTITWTIRIIAFIATVAVTVYVTRIARKALQASVPSIGESSEVAISE, encoded by the coding sequence ATGAACTTCCTGACTGCCCGAATTCGCGTATGCTTGAATAAACGGTCTTACCGTCTGCTGCGACTGAGTCTTTTTACCATGCTGGCTGCTTGGGTATTCTCTACACTGCCTGTGTTGGCTCAGGAGGCCGCTGGTGAGGCCAGTCAGGGGTTCTTTGGCCAGCTGCAAACTCAACTGGTGAATGCCCTTGCCTGGATTGAGAGTTTAGGGGCGATCGCCCCCATTGCCTTCCTTATTTTGTATGTCGTCATCACGGTTGCATTTGTCCCGGCTTCAGTGGTGACGCTGGGTGCCGGGGTTGTATTTGGGGTCGTTAAAGGATCGTTGCTGGTCTTCATCGGTGCCATGTTGGGGGCAACGGCAGCATTTCTGGTAGGGCGCTATTTAGCGAGGGATTGGGTTAGCAGCAAAATTGCCAATAGCGACAAGTTTAGGGCGATTGATGAAGCTATCGCTAATGAAGGGCGCAAAATCATTTTCCTAATTCGTTTGTCCCCCGCTTTCCCCTTCAATCTGCTCAATTATGCGCTAGGGCTAACCAAAGTATCTTTAAAAGACTACGTGTTAGGAACAACGGGTATCCTGCCTGGCACCATTATGTATGTTTATTTGGGGTCTCTGGCAGGTAACCTCGCAACCCTAGGGGCTGGAGAAACGCCCAGTAACCCAACCATTACCTGGACAATCCGCATCATTGCCTTTATTGCCACAGTTGCGGTCACGGTTTATGTCACCCGCATTGCCCGCAAAGCGCTGCAAGCTTCTGTCCCCAGCATTGGAGAAAGCAGCGAGGTCGCCATCAGCGAATAA
- the arsS gene encoding arsenosugar biosynthesis radical SAM protein ArsS (Some members of this family are selenoproteins.): protein MVLSREQSQLSSSVRSFQETLGAPLTKRSISVLQINLGRRCNLACSHCHVEAGPHRKEELSHRVLEQLLALIDRFPQIQTIDLTGGAPEMNYGFRPLVEKARSHGKAVIVRSNLTIFFEPGFADLPEYFARHQVRVVASLPCYLQDNVDTMRGQGVYDASIRALQTLNALGYGQHPDLVLDLVYNPPIPTRPTFKLTPNQGALEADYKQYLSQHFGITFNQLLTITNLPIGRTRFHLEHRGLLAPYTQFLAQNHNPATVAGLMCRNELSIDYTGNVYDCDFNQMSGVPAQLPDGTPLTVETFLKQGTLDIIETVQTRSYCYGCTAGSGSSCGGALT, encoded by the coding sequence ATGGTTTTATCTCGTGAGCAATCTCAGCTGTCTTCTTCGGTACGCTCTTTTCAGGAGACGTTGGGAGCGCCGTTGACAAAGCGTTCTATTAGCGTTTTGCAGATTAACCTGGGTCGTCGCTGCAACTTGGCTTGCAGCCACTGTCATGTAGAAGCTGGCCCTCATCGCAAAGAAGAGCTATCTCACAGGGTGTTGGAACAGTTATTGGCGCTCATCGATCGCTTTCCACAAATCCAAACCATTGATCTCACCGGTGGTGCGCCGGAAATGAACTATGGCTTTCGGCCCCTAGTAGAGAAGGCGCGATCGCACGGTAAAGCCGTGATTGTGCGCTCCAATCTGACTATCTTTTTCGAACCCGGGTTTGCCGATTTACCAGAGTACTTTGCTCGTCATCAAGTGCGGGTCGTGGCTTCATTGCCGTGCTATTTGCAAGACAATGTAGACACAATGCGAGGTCAAGGCGTTTATGACGCTTCTATTCGGGCGTTGCAAACTCTCAATGCTTTAGGCTACGGTCAGCACCCTGATCTAGTCCTCGATCTGGTGTACAATCCGCCGATTCCTACCCGCCCAACCTTTAAACTCACCCCTAACCAAGGGGCTTTAGAAGCCGACTATAAACAGTATCTTTCACAACATTTTGGAATTACGTTTAACCAATTATTGACCATCACCAATTTGCCCATTGGTCGCACCCGATTTCATTTAGAACATCGAGGGTTATTGGCCCCTTACACCCAGTTTCTGGCTCAAAACCATAATCCTGCAACCGTCGCAGGGCTGATGTGCCGTAACGAACTGTCGATCGACTATACCGGTAATGTTTATGACTGTGACTTTAATCAAATGTCAGGCGTACCTGCCCAGTTGCCAGATGGTACCCCCCTAACCGTAGAGACATTCCTTAAACAAGGAACTCTAGATATCATCGAAACTGTTCAGACCCGTTCCTATTGCTATGGCTGTACCGCTGGGAGTGGTTCAAGCTGTGGTGGTGCGTTGACTTAA
- a CDS encoding HAMP domain-containing histidine kinase yields MAWLQRLVPKTFRPPDFNSIRFRLTAGVVLASAVGIGSLAGWMSWRMQHLMLNGHRQSVLTLSQRFSEDVALYQEMMSTQEAMQKVIDRRALGDTAIWVRSPEGIPVAQSDTLSMGSWQETGLTEGLKALSDETQLEIQLISDHYLVVCVNPLIVDGETIGTLFVVEDITQNQRTFIAMTRTLLLVSGSVILLLAGLIALYVKRSLHPLQTIGCQVKDVTAASLNETRLQLDKTPTEVKELAEALDHTLNRLAQSWAQQRRLVGDVSHELRTPLTLVQGYLQSTLRRCQTLTEPQRDGLETAASETDRTIRILNDLLVLARASMGHLHLTLERVDLKEMVLEAVAMADATGSRVEADIKTAPLWVRADASALRQVLVNLVDNALNYSTPSQVVTVQLQQQDKQATVRVSDRGRGIPLAEQAEIFEPFYRVDVDRSRTTGGTGLGLSIAKTLVETMQGTVSVQSKLGEGSTFIVQLPICQGV; encoded by the coding sequence ATGGCCTGGTTGCAACGCCTAGTACCCAAGACTTTTCGGCCACCGGATTTCAATTCCATCCGGTTTCGGTTAACTGCAGGGGTTGTTTTAGCATCGGCGGTAGGCATTGGGAGTCTCGCTGGCTGGATGAGTTGGCGCATGCAGCATCTGATGCTGAATGGGCACAGACAGTCGGTGCTGACACTGTCTCAGCGGTTTAGCGAAGATGTCGCCCTTTACCAAGAAATGATGTCTACCCAAGAGGCCATGCAGAAGGTCATCGACCGTCGGGCCTTGGGAGATACCGCCATTTGGGTGCGATCGCCGGAGGGCATCCCCGTGGCGCAATCTGACACCCTATCAATGGGTTCCTGGCAAGAAACAGGCTTAACAGAAGGCTTAAAGGCGCTATCCGATGAAACCCAGTTAGAAATTCAACTCATTAGCGACCATTATTTGGTGGTCTGCGTCAACCCTCTGATTGTGGACGGAGAAACCATCGGAACGCTGTTTGTCGTAGAAGACATCACGCAAAATCAGCGCACTTTTATCGCCATGACGCGCACCTTACTTTTGGTGAGCGGCAGTGTCATTCTGCTCTTAGCAGGGTTGATTGCCCTGTACGTGAAGCGATCCTTACATCCCCTACAGACCATCGGCTGTCAGGTTAAAGACGTAACGGCCGCCTCTTTGAATGAAACTCGTCTACAGCTAGACAAAACCCCCACGGAAGTCAAGGAACTGGCCGAAGCCCTCGACCATACTCTGAATCGCCTGGCTCAATCTTGGGCACAGCAGCGGCGACTGGTGGGGGATGTTTCCCACGAACTCCGTACCCCTTTGACCCTGGTGCAAGGCTATTTGCAAAGTACCCTGCGCCGCTGCCAAACGCTGACCGAGCCCCAACGAGATGGGCTGGAAACCGCTGCCTCTGAAACGGATCGCACAATTCGCATTTTGAACGATTTGTTAGTGCTGGCACGCGCTAGCATGGGGCATCTTCATCTAACCCTAGAAAGGGTAGACCTCAAAGAAATGGTTTTGGAAGCAGTCGCGATGGCAGACGCCACAGGGAGTCGGGTAGAGGCAGACATTAAAACGGCTCCCCTCTGGGTACGGGCTGATGCCAGTGCGCTGCGGCAGGTGCTGGTCAATCTTGTGGATAATGCGCTGAACTACTCCACCCCTAGCCAAGTGGTCACGGTTCAACTTCAACAACAGGACAAACAGGCCACTGTTCGGGTCAGCGATCGCGGTCGGGGCATTCCCCTGGCTGAACAAGCAGAGATTTTTGAGCCTTTCTATCGGGTAGATGTTGATCGTTCTCGCACCACGGGTGGCACAGGCTTAGGGCTCTCGATTGCCAAAACCCTGGTGGAAACAATGCAAGGAACTGTAAGTGTCCAGTCTAAGCTGGGTGAAGGCAGCACCTTCATTGTGCAACTGCCCATTTGTCAAGGAGTATGA
- a CDS encoding response regulator transcription factor, which yields MKPKILLVEDEEKLAKFIEMELGYEGYDVTVANDGLSGLMAARDTEPDLVLLDWMMPGLSGVEVCRRLRSTGFKEPVILLTAKDDISDRVAGLDAGADDYVVKPFSIEELLARVRAHLRRNQPQEVDTLQFQDLTLNRKTREVKRGDRSIELTAKEFDLLEYLITHPRQVLTRDRILEEVWGYDFMGDSNIIEVYIRYLRLKLEAESEKRLIQTVRGVGYVLKD from the coding sequence ATGAAGCCCAAAATTCTGCTGGTAGAGGATGAAGAAAAACTCGCCAAGTTCATTGAAATGGAGTTGGGGTATGAGGGTTATGATGTCACCGTTGCCAACGATGGGCTGTCGGGCCTGATGGCTGCCCGAGACACCGAGCCAGACTTAGTCTTACTCGACTGGATGATGCCGGGGTTGTCTGGCGTTGAAGTCTGTCGTCGCTTACGGTCAACGGGCTTTAAAGAACCCGTCATTTTGCTCACGGCTAAGGACGATATCTCTGACCGGGTGGCTGGATTAGATGCCGGGGCCGATGATTATGTCGTCAAGCCCTTCAGCATTGAAGAACTGCTGGCGCGGGTCCGGGCGCATCTGCGCCGCAATCAGCCCCAAGAAGTGGATACCCTGCAGTTCCAAGACCTGACGCTAAATCGCAAGACCCGCGAGGTGAAGCGAGGCGATCGCAGTATTGAACTCACCGCGAAAGAATTCGATTTGTTAGAGTACCTGATTACCCATCCAAGACAGGTCTTAACCCGCGATCGCATTCTGGAAGAGGTCTGGGGATACGACTTTATGGGAGACTCCAACATTATTGAGGTATACATTCGCTACCTCCGGCTCAAGTTAGAAGCAGAGAGCGAAAAGCGCCTGATCCAGACTGTTCGCGGCGTCGGATACGTTCTGAAAGATTAA
- a CDS encoding shikimate kinase: MPGHFDIILIGPMGAGKSTVGTLLAHQLGLPQCSMDEQRWAYYIEIGYDEALAKQKRETAGAWSVNQYWQPFEAYAVERLLSDHKNCVIDFGAGHSVYEDPLLFQRVQQALAPYPNVVLLLPSPDLEESLQILNERNKPMPDDILKMNEHFVQHRSNYELAKFTVYTKAKTPQETCDEILGLIQLPS, from the coding sequence ATGCCCGGTCACTTTGATATTATCCTCATCGGCCCTATGGGGGCTGGTAAATCAACGGTTGGGACCCTGCTAGCTCACCAGTTGGGGCTGCCGCAGTGCTCAATGGATGAGCAGCGATGGGCCTATTACATAGAAATTGGCTACGACGAAGCACTGGCAAAACAGAAACGCGAAACTGCAGGGGCTTGGAGCGTTAATCAATACTGGCAGCCCTTTGAGGCTTATGCCGTAGAGCGGTTGCTGTCAGACCATAAAAACTGTGTGATTGATTTTGGTGCGGGTCACTCTGTCTATGAGGATCCTCTTTTGTTTCAACGGGTTCAGCAAGCATTAGCCCCCTATCCTAACGTTGTGCTTTTACTGCCCTCCCCTGATTTAGAAGAGTCACTCCAGATTCTGAATGAGCGCAATAAGCCGATGCCCGATGACATTCTGAAGATGAATGAGCACTTTGTTCAGCATCGCTCAAATTACGAACTGGCCAAATTTACGGTGTACACAAAAGCAAAAACCCCCCAGGAAACTTGTGATGAAATTTTAGGGCTAATACAGTTGCCATCCTAA
- a CDS encoding helix-turn-helix domain-containing protein: MLERRPVAIDFAQEGGTLQMHPLGALLSSHDQNWGDVYLQYYHYPPDEFSRVAFKQHLIVIHTEVSPSVHIEQRTDGHLETGQLGIGDIIIIPADVPYNARWDLEHGFILLGLEPKTFAYHALRKIEKDSIELTPHFAKADPLIHGIGLALKTEIESNGLGGRLYRDALTSTLLSHLLRHYSAQKPEIQALKGGLSRSKLKQVIDYMTDHLSEDLPMQAIAEQAGMSQSHFFSVFRQSTGLSPHQYRLRQRIERAQELLLHSELSIAEISISVGFYDQSHLARHMRRLLGVTPKQVRQRV; the protein is encoded by the coding sequence ATGCTGGAGAGGCGTCCTGTCGCGATAGACTTTGCTCAAGAGGGAGGCACTTTGCAAATGCATCCTCTGGGCGCTCTTTTATCTAGCCATGACCAAAACTGGGGTGATGTTTACCTGCAGTATTATCATTATCCACCTGATGAGTTTTCAAGGGTTGCCTTTAAACAGCATCTAATCGTGATTCATACGGAGGTATCTCCGTCTGTTCATATAGAGCAAAGGACAGATGGACACCTTGAAACCGGTCAATTGGGTATTGGGGACATTATTATTATTCCAGCGGATGTTCCTTACAATGCTCGATGGGATTTAGAACACGGGTTCATCCTGCTTGGATTAGAACCCAAAACCTTCGCGTATCATGCCCTCAGAAAAATTGAAAAAGATAGCATTGAATTAACACCTCATTTTGCCAAAGCTGATCCGTTAATTCATGGAATTGGACTGGCCTTAAAAACAGAAATTGAATCCAACGGGTTAGGGGGCAGACTTTATCGAGACGCTCTCACAAGTACCCTCCTCTCTCATCTCTTACGTCATTATTCTGCTCAAAAACCCGAGATTCAAGCACTCAAGGGTGGACTCTCCAGGTCTAAGCTCAAGCAGGTGATAGACTACATGACCGATCACCTGTCTGAAGATTTACCGATGCAGGCGATCGCTGAACAAGCCGGCATGAGCCAGTCTCATTTTTTTAGCGTATTTCGTCAAAGCACCGGTTTATCGCCCCATCAATATCGATTAAGACAGCGCATCGAACGGGCACAAGAACTCTTGCTGCACAGTGAATTATCCATTGCTGAAATCTCGATATCGGTGGGGTTCTACGATCAAAGCCACTTAGCACGTCACATGCGTCGATTGCTGGGTGTGACACCAAAGCAAGTGCGTCAGCGAGTCTAA
- a CDS encoding MATE family efflux transporter, with amino-acid sequence MMPSIFPRSKVRLEIKAFLQLAIPLASAQVAQLATGFVDTIMMGHLGRETLAAGALASITFFALVVTGGGVVMGVSPLVAEAYGAGRQTRVSQIVAQGGWLLWFLTVPTMFLIAHIDTVMNQLGQAAATVTLANVYLDIMLWGFFPAIGFAMLRGVVSALSHARPVMVIVTAGTLFNIVGNYVLGFGKFGFPRMELAGLALASILTLWGMFLALGVYVVKYRQLKPYHLFQDLHRFRPQIFWQLLRIGVPIGIFSALEIGVYTVITYLMGVLGTDVLAAHQIVFQTINVIFMVPLGMSYATTARVGQWLGQQNLEGMRRAGSVSISLSVGVMLTLAIALLLFPESIIGLYVDIRNPDNASMLTLGIPMLMVAATAQLFDGVQKVAYGALQGLQDTRIPTIISFLTYWCIGLTSSYLLGFRWGLGGLGLWLGTLISVVIAAVSFVWRFYSLTSKMQLSKF; translated from the coding sequence ATGATGCCTTCAATTTTTCCTCGATCAAAAGTACGGTTAGAAATCAAAGCGTTTCTGCAACTTGCAATTCCGTTAGCCAGCGCCCAAGTGGCTCAGCTGGCAACCGGGTTTGTTGACACCATTATGATGGGGCATTTGGGACGAGAAACGCTAGCTGCAGGGGCACTCGCTTCAATCACATTTTTTGCTCTGGTGGTGACAGGGGGTGGGGTTGTCATGGGTGTCAGCCCACTCGTCGCAGAAGCCTACGGAGCCGGTCGTCAAACACGAGTTTCACAGATCGTGGCACAGGGGGGGTGGCTGTTGTGGTTTCTAACAGTTCCCACCATGTTCTTGATCGCTCATATCGATACGGTTATGAATCAGTTGGGACAAGCTGCCGCAACCGTAACCCTTGCCAACGTCTATCTGGATATCATGCTCTGGGGGTTTTTCCCAGCCATAGGGTTTGCCATGCTTCGAGGGGTGGTGTCTGCCCTCTCCCACGCTCGCCCAGTCATGGTGATAGTGACGGCAGGAACGCTATTCAATATTGTTGGTAACTACGTTTTAGGATTTGGTAAGTTTGGATTTCCTCGGATGGAACTCGCTGGACTTGCTTTAGCCAGCATTCTCACGCTTTGGGGAATGTTTTTAGCCTTAGGGGTATACGTTGTAAAATACCGGCAGCTCAAACCCTATCACTTGTTTCAGGATTTGCATCGTTTCAGGCCTCAAATCTTTTGGCAACTGCTCCGCATTGGGGTACCAATTGGCATATTTTCTGCCTTGGAAATTGGGGTTTACACAGTGATCACTTATCTTATGGGGGTGCTAGGAACGGATGTCTTGGCGGCCCATCAAATTGTCTTTCAAACCATTAACGTAATCTTTATGGTGCCGTTGGGCATGTCCTATGCAACCACTGCCCGTGTGGGCCAATGGCTTGGACAACAAAATCTTGAAGGGATGCGGCGAGCGGGGTCCGTCAGCATTAGCCTCAGTGTTGGCGTGATGTTAACCTTGGCGATCGCACTGCTGCTCTTCCCTGAATCAATAATCGGGCTGTATGTCGATATCCGTAACCCAGACAATGCCTCCATGCTGACATTAGGCATCCCTATGCTGATGGTTGCCGCGACAGCCCAACTTTTCGACGGCGTGCAAAAAGTCGCTTATGGAGCGCTGCAAGGGCTGCAGGATACGCGTATACCCACCATCATCAGTTTTTTAACCTACTGGTGTATCGGATTAACCAGCAGCTATTTACTCGGGTTTCGCTGGGGTCTTGGAGGACTTGGGCTGTGGTTAGGAACCCTGATAAGTGTTGTGATTGCAGCCGTCAGCTTCGTTTGGCGCTTTTACAGCTTGACCTCAAAAATGCAGCTCTCAAAATTCTGA
- a CDS encoding tetratricopeptide repeat protein, whose product MYSVLGPLSLLGTAFWIWMLYDCLKNGTRSGYTWIWIMLFLNVIGAGLYFFIVWLPNHPNALSNMPWVSRGRLRNALWQAEAEARNIGKAHQYMKLGDIHYQMRNLEAAEQAYSTALEREPDNVKALWGAACVAIDQQALDAARQHLKTLLSIQPEFSYGDASLAYGQVLYQMENFEAAQAHLQQHIKSWSHPPIYLMLAQIYQQQGDFAQARETLETMIIKIKSSTQFQYRKNQRFIRQGERLLAQLS is encoded by the coding sequence ATGTATAGCGTTCTGGGGCCTTTGAGTCTACTGGGTACGGCTTTTTGGATTTGGATGCTCTATGACTGCCTCAAAAATGGAACTCGCAGTGGCTACACCTGGATTTGGATTATGCTTTTCCTCAATGTAATTGGAGCCGGGCTGTACTTTTTTATTGTTTGGTTACCCAATCATCCCAATGCGTTGAGTAACATGCCCTGGGTCAGTCGAGGTCGGCTGCGTAATGCCCTTTGGCAGGCAGAGGCAGAAGCTAGAAACATTGGTAAGGCCCACCAGTATATGAAGTTGGGGGATATCCATTACCAAATGCGAAATTTGGAGGCCGCTGAGCAAGCCTACAGTACAGCCCTGGAGAGAGAACCTGACAACGTTAAAGCACTGTGGGGAGCTGCCTGTGTCGCGATAGATCAGCAGGCTTTAGATGCGGCTCGCCAACACCTGAAAACTCTCCTCTCCATACAGCCTGAGTTTTCCTATGGTGATGCGTCCTTAGCCTATGGTCAGGTGCTCTATCAGATGGAAAATTTTGAAGCTGCCCAGGCCCATCTGCAGCAGCATATTAAATCTTGGAGCCATCCCCCGATTTATCTGATGCTGGCCCAGATTTATCAGCAGCAAGGGGACTTTGCCCAGGCCCGCGAGACCCTGGAAACCATGATTATTAAAATCAAAAGCTCCACCCAGTTTCAGTACCGCAAAAATCAACGGTTTATTCGTCAAGGAGAGCGTCTGTTAGCCCAGCTTTCGTAG
- a CDS encoding rhodanese-like domain-containing protein, whose product MMISKQGISQQLIWFYINSRIRYEFPTVTHITSQTLAQWLQHPETFPQIIDTRKPHEFAVSHLMGAQNITTVAAACAANLNRERAIVTYCSVGYRSARLAENLQHLGFKRVLNLEGSIFQWANEGRLLMCGNQPTTAVHPYNQAWGKLLTTPQRAQVLASSRSTIIPQSEPVSTKPN is encoded by the coding sequence ATGATGATTTCGAAACAGGGGATCAGCCAACAACTCATTTGGTTCTACATCAACAGCCGAATTCGCTATGAGTTTCCAACCGTTACACACATAACATCCCAAACCCTTGCCCAGTGGCTGCAGCATCCCGAAACGTTTCCCCAAATCATTGATACGCGTAAACCCCATGAGTTTGCTGTCAGTCATTTAATGGGGGCTCAAAATATTACGACTGTGGCAGCCGCCTGTGCCGCCAATCTCAATCGAGAGCGGGCGATCGTGACCTATTGTTCCGTGGGGTATCGTTCTGCTCGCTTGGCTGAAAACCTACAGCACTTAGGGTTCAAAAGGGTCTTAAACCTGGAGGGATCCATTTTTCAGTGGGCAAATGAAGGCCGATTATTGATGTGTGGTAACCAACCCACAACTGCTGTTCATCCCTACAATCAAGCGTGGGGCAAGTTACTCACAACCCCTCAGCGTGCACAGGTCTTAGCGTCGTCCAGGTCAACAATCATCCCGCAATCAGAGCCCGTTTCGACAAAGCCTAACTAG
- a CDS encoding DUF2811 domain-containing protein has protein sequence MSGPMVSLLVEVPEELHESLQRYLDTHPAWNQQRAFCAALSLFLMQNGGGDRRVNRIYLDTLFDFAA, from the coding sequence ATGAGCGGTCCTATGGTTAGCTTGTTGGTAGAAGTTCCAGAGGAACTTCACGAGTCTCTACAGCGATATCTCGATACTCATCCGGCCTGGAATCAGCAGCGTGCTTTCTGCGCTGCACTGTCCCTATTTCTGATGCAAAACGGTGGTGGAGATCGCCGTGTTAACCGCATTTACTTGGACACGCTGTTTGATTTCGCGGCTTAA
- a CDS encoding MFS transporter: MTSQFAKTVNNKVLWAQVWGLATVQGAIALLWVIYNLYLVDLLSRLGFSTALATALLIVENLLAVVMEPLMGSLSDRLQQQLGTRFPLVSLGVILTVGASVAIPVIALASPETALRWVLPLMMVAWALAMTVFRSPALSLLGRYAFGTRLPQAASILTLVGGVAGAMGPLAGQIMLGWGPMVTFIVGSVVLLLAAAVLRLFQPNVSLATASAEESAAIAAQSVISWQRLSLVFGAGVGVTLGFRLLMLLFSRVLNSQIPNANVSLVMGSIFIALALTAIPAGTLAIRLGNRRAMVLGLAGMALVCVLIGVVRQNTMAVGLAFLFGATFSLVSNGTIPFALSMVPAPKAGLGTGIFFSGGAAASSLFGAIAETLQAMPPSVGTLLGVSALLIAGICIARAPRQRLLASS, encoded by the coding sequence GTGACTTCTCAATTTGCTAAGACCGTCAACAATAAGGTGCTTTGGGCCCAGGTCTGGGGGCTTGCCACCGTTCAAGGGGCGATCGCCCTCCTCTGGGTGATTTACAACCTTTATCTGGTAGATCTGTTGAGCCGCTTGGGGTTTTCAACAGCATTAGCGACGGCGTTGTTGATTGTGGAAAACCTCCTGGCGGTTGTCATGGAGCCATTGATGGGGAGTCTGTCAGATCGGCTGCAGCAGCAGCTTGGCACGCGATTTCCCCTGGTTAGCTTAGGGGTTATCCTCACGGTAGGGGCGTCTGTGGCGATACCCGTCATCGCGCTCGCAAGCCCAGAAACAGCCCTCCGGTGGGTTTTGCCCCTGATGATGGTGGCTTGGGCCTTAGCCATGACGGTATTCCGCAGTCCGGCTTTGTCTCTGTTAGGGCGTTATGCCTTTGGTACTCGCTTACCCCAAGCAGCCAGCATCCTGACCCTGGTGGGCGGAGTCGCTGGGGCCATGGGGCCTTTAGCCGGTCAGATCATGTTGGGCTGGGGGCCGATGGTCACTTTTATTGTTGGGTCTGTGGTGTTGCTGCTGGCAGCAGCGGTGCTGCGGCTCTTTCAGCCCAATGTGAGTCTGGCAACAGCGTCAGCAGAGGAGTCGGCTGCGATCGCAGCCCAATCTGTTATTTCTTGGCAGCGGCTTTCACTGGTCTTTGGAGCCGGGGTCGGGGTGACCTTGGGGTTCCGGTTGTTGATGCTGCTGTTTTCTCGGGTGTTGAATAGCCAGATACCCAATGCTAATGTCAGCCTCGTGATGGGCAGTATTTTCATTGCTTTGGCGCTCACAGCCATTCCAGCAGGTACTCTGGCTATCCGCCTGGGTAATCGGCGAGCCATGGTGCTCGGGCTAGCAGGCATGGCCCTGGTTTGTGTCTTGATTGGGGTTGTGCGGCAAAATACCATGGCCGTTGGGTTAGCCTTTTTGTTTGGGGCGACCTTCAGCTTGGTTTCTAATGGCACGATTCCTTTTGCGCTCTCGATGGTTCCCGCCCCAAAAGCAGGCTTAGGCACCGGCATCTTTTTTAGTGGAGGTGCCGCTGCTTCATCTTTATTTGGGGCGATCGCGGAAACGTTGCAGGCAATGCCGCCCAGCGTAGGCACCTTATTAGGGGTTTCGGCCTTGTTGATTGCCGGTATTTGTATTGCTCGCGCCCCCCGTCAACGGCTTCTCGCATCTTCCTAA
- a CDS encoding choice-of-anchor A family protein: MITTLAVATLPAIAQAPFLDLVDSAAFEEVDSASDVEIEVGAETPAFSLSTYNLVVFEDLSSNSEVEGSAFVGGDLNGSSASFCIKCAPSGSFAPLNGTGLKVVGDINGNPKQVNNGSGLEYGGTLNAIVNANGGGSKTQSSTLIGEFDELKTFLLNLSSQLVNLETNSEVVVPDQQPGAVQFNASGAEVAIFHIEADQLFSSKTQQIELNRNGSETIIINVGGESADWTQGNMVGALVDDAVQQNVIWHFYEAETLQFNNAFHGSLLAPFATLTNQTELEGTIVVESFEQRGEVHLPVFTGALPVLLDF; this comes from the coding sequence ATGATCACAACTTTGGCTGTGGCTACATTGCCTGCGATCGCTCAAGCCCCTTTTTTAGACTTAGTTGACTCCGCGGCATTCGAAGAGGTGGACAGCGCTTCTGATGTGGAGATCGAAGTTGGAGCAGAGACTCCGGCATTTTCTTTAAGTACTTATAACTTAGTGGTATTTGAAGACTTATCTAGCAATTCTGAAGTTGAAGGAAGTGCTTTTGTCGGGGGTGATTTAAATGGCAGTTCTGCGAGTTTCTGCATCAAATGTGCGCCTAGCGGTTCCTTTGCTCCGCTGAATGGCACTGGGTTAAAAGTTGTTGGAGACATTAACGGTAATCCGAAGCAGGTAAACAATGGTTCCGGCTTGGAATATGGTGGCACGTTGAATGCGATTGTCAACGCCAATGGCGGGGGCAGCAAAACTCAAAGCAGCACCCTTATCGGTGAATTCGATGAGCTGAAAACGTTTCTGCTAAATCTTTCTAGTCAGCTAGTCAATTTGGAAACGAATAGTGAAGTGGTTGTCCCTGACCAACAGCCAGGGGCTGTGCAATTTAATGCCTCAGGCGCTGAGGTCGCCATCTTCCACATTGAGGCTGACCAACTGTTCAGCAGCAAAACCCAGCAGATTGAGCTCAACCGCAACGGCTCAGAAACCATCATCATTAATGTCGGCGGTGAATCAGCTGATTGGACCCAGGGCAATATGGTGGGGGCTTTAGTTGATGATGCGGTTCAGCAAAATGTGATTTGGCACTTTTACGAAGCGGAAACACTGCAGTTCAACAACGCTTTCCATGGTTCGCTGCTGGCACCGTTTGCCACATTAACCAACCAGACAGAACTGGAAGGGACGATTGTTGTGGAATCTTTTGAGCAGCGGGGAGAAGTGCATCTGCCAGTCTTCACTGGAGCTTTACCCGTTCTTCTTGACTTCTAA